The genomic region CGCTCCGCGTACACCGCGTGCGGCGAGAGGCATCCCTGCTGGTCGTAGAGCGAGACGTCGAGCGCGAGCCGCCGCGCGGCGTTCGGGAGGTTCGCGCGCGAGAGCGCGCCGCGCCCGACGTAGGCCAGGCTCACCTTGGGTCCGTGGAAGACCGTCTTCGCGTCCGGCCGCGTCTGCCGCGCGAGGCTCGTGATCGCGGTCTCGCCTCCGAACGCCAGCACCGCCGGCGCCTGGGCCAGCGCCGCGCGCTCCAGCTCGGACGTGCCTCCTTTCCACCAGATCACGGCCATGCAGCGCCCCAGCGCCTCGTCCTCGTCGGCGATCGCGCGCGCGAGATGCGAGGCGAGCACCGGCTCCTGGGCCGAGGTCTTGGCGAGGAGCGCCGACTTCAAGACCAGCGCCGTCAGCATCGGCCAGACCGGGACGGCGGGAACGTTCCCCGCGTAGACCTGGAACATCCACTCCGGCCCCACCGCGCGGCGCAGGACCCCCTCGCGCGTGGGTACCGGGCGATCGAGGGCGGAGACCGAGCCCAGCTCCGAGGCGATCCAGCGGCGCAGACCGCCGTGCGCAAGCGGCTCGAAGGCGTCGTCCAGCGCGCGCTGGACCATCGGCTCGGCGTAGCGCCCGGACTCCAGGAGCGCCTGGACCAGGGCGCGCCGCTTCCGGTCCTTGGGATCCAGGTGGCGGGCGATCACGCGCTCGAGGGGCCGGAGGATTTCCGCGATCGGCCGGTGCGCGAGGTGCTCCTCGCGCGCGGCTCGGAGGCGCTCGATCCATCGGGTGAGGTCGGCCGCCAGGAAAACCGGCAGCCGGATCGTCACCGCGTCGTGCGCGGGGCCGAAGCGGTGGACCGAGGTCTCGACGTCGGACGCGAGCGCGCGCGGGAGGTAAAACCCGTCGATCACGCGCCGGTCCGCTTCAGGAACTCTTCGTAGGCCAAGGAGCAGCCGCGCGGCTCGGCGTCCAGGAGGCGCCCCTCGAGAATCAGGTGCTCTCCCAGGCGGCGTCCGACATCCTCCGTCTGGAGCGCGAGCGGGACCTCGAGGTTCGCGAGGTCGTAGTGGACGAGGATCCCGGTCTCGCCCTGGTGGCGCTCCTCCATCGTCTCGGGATCGAGCACGCGCGTGCGCACCCAGGGCGGAAGGTGCTTGCCGGGAATCGCCTCCCGCCGCTCGTGCGCCGCCCGCAGCGAGTCCTCGTAGAACTGGCTTCCCATTTCGGCCATCCCGTACTCGTTCACGACGTGCGACGGGCGAAGCGCCAGATGGCGCTCGAACGCCTCCTCCACCTCGGCCCGCGTGAATTCGGCGATCATCCCCTTGGCCCCGCCCGTGTCCATGGCGCGGCTTTCGGCCGGAAGCTGGAAGGCGGCGTTCAGGATCCGAAGCCGCTCGAAGTAGGCCATGAAGAGGAGCGTCGTCCCGAGCAGGAGAAGCGGCTCGCCCTTCTCCATCGCGAGCCGGATCGCGTCGTCCGCGGCTTTCCAGCGCGGGTCGCCGTGCTGCACCACGTAGAGCGGCTCCAGGCCGAACTCGCGCGCCACGCGGTCCACCATGAACCAGAGCGAGGAGCGCGGCGCGTCGGCCGCGCTCGGACCGAAGACGATCGCCCGGAGGCGCAGTCCGTCCGGCAGGAGGTGGCGCTCGAAATTCCGGAGCAGCGAGGTCTCGTAGAGGGTCGTGTCCGCAAGGCGCACGCGCCCCGGCTGCGAGATCGTCGTGCCGCTGGTCTCGAACGTGACGCCGGAGGTCTCCTCGGGGAGTGCGGCGCTCAGCTCGTGGCTCTTGAACGCGGAGCAGGGAACGGGCGGGATGTCCTGCCAGCGCTCGACCCGCGCGGGATCCACGCCCAGGTGACGCACGAACGCCCCGTAGGGCGGGATCGACTCGACCTGTGCCTTGAAGGAGCGAATCATCAGCGCTTCCGTGCGCCGCGCCTGCGCGTCGCCCGTCGGCGTCCAGTCCGCGCGCGCGATGTGGTCGCGGACGGACTCTCTCAGTTCCCGCATCGGTAGCCCCGCTGCGCCTCGTCCCCGCCGAACGTCTTCCCCTGCCCCCAGATGACGATCGCATCGTCCGCGGCTTCCAGGTCGAAGTACACGACGTAGTCGAGATAGGCCACCGTCGGGAACATGTCGATCTTCGCCATGACCGTGGAGGCCGTGCTGTCCGCCAGGAAGATCCCGAAGAGCTGGCGATTCAAGGTCGTCGCGATATCGGTGGATTGGGCCGTCGTCGTCTTCGAAGGCGCCAACCCCATCGCGAGCACGGCGGTCCTGCCCCGCTGCGCGATGCATGGGTCCTGCATCACCTCGAGAACCTGGACGCTGTCGACCTCGCGATTCGATGCCTGGAAGGCGGCGAGCATCTGAGGAAGCAGGCGGGAGCGCATCGCTCCCGTGACGGGTACCAGGCGCCGAACGATCTGGTGGACGTTCGGTCCGATCGCCAGGCCCGCGACGCTCACGAGCGACCAGGAGCCCGCCTTGGGGTCGAGTACGAGCGCGCGGTCGCTCGCCAGGAGCACGACCGAGCCCTGCACGAGACCCGCCTGAGCCGTGCGCCAGGCCGGGAAGAAGTCCCGCAGCTTGAAACCGCGGTGTGCCAGGGGCGATTCGCTGGGGGTTCCGAACCAGCTGCCGGTGGTGAGATTCCAGACCACGATCTGCTCGGCGATCCCCCCACCTTCGGATTCGCTGGCGCATCCGAAGACGACGTGGTCGTCCACCACCCAGACCGCATCGACGTTCCAGTGTGCGAGCGGCGCAAGAAGGAGCGCGCGAGGGGCGGCGCCCGGGCTCGGCAGGATCATCCGGGGCACGCCGCCGAATTCCTCGGCCATGTGCCCCCAGGTGAAGCGAAGCGTGTCGCCGCCGACACGAAACGAGCTGTAGACAGCATCCCGCGGATCGAACGACGCGTCGCGATGCCGCGCCGCCACGGTGTCGGCGCGCGGGACGAAGCGCACGGGCGCCAGATCCATCGCCCGCGTATCGCGGCGCTCCAGATACGTCACGATCCGGCGGCCTTCGAAGCCGTTCCCGACCTTGGGCCAGGTCCGGGACGTGCGCGCATAGGCGGAGGGAAGCACCTGGGCGAGGGAGCCCTTGGCGGCGGAGTCCTGGGCGCGACTCGGAGAGGCGGCATGGGTGCGTCTGGGGGCGGCGGCATGGGACGAGACCGTCCCTCCGAGCACGACGCCGATCGCAAAGAGAATGACGAACCGCCTCACCTCACGCCCCCCACGCGATCGCGGCGGCTTCTTCCGCGTCGCGCGCCACGCGGAGCAGTCCGCGGAGGTCGGGGCCGAACTCGAATTTCCTGTCGAGGAGGTCCAGGAGCTCGTCCCAGCCCTCGCCGACGAGCACCAGCGCGTCGGGGTCTTCGTCCCGGTCGTGCGTGAGGAGGGTCCAGACCCAGAAGAGCTCGTTCATCGTTCCGACGCCGCCCGGCAGGACGACCGCCGCCCGGGTGCCCGCGAGCAGATTCCGGATCCGCTCGTAGAGATCGGACGCTTCGACGACCTCGCTCAGCTCCGAGGAGGGCACGCGCGTCTCCTGGTACCAGGCCAGCGTGCAGCCGACGACCTTGCCGCCCGCCGACCGGGCGCCCTCGGTCACCGCTTCCATGACACCGCCGTAGCCGCCGCAGCGAACGACGGCCCCGCGGCGCGCCAGGGCAGCGCCCAGCTCGCGCGCCAGCCGGTGGTGGGGCGAATCCCGCGGCGCCTTGCTGCTGCCGAAGACCGCGACCGAAGTCTTTGTCATGGTGCCGAATATACCACCCATGCCTTCTGCCGGACCGCTCCGGCCGGGCGCCCGCCGGGGACGCACGAGCCGCTGCGTCATGGTAGCATCGGCTCATGACCCGTCATCGCCCAGCGCCGGGGTCCGGCTCCCGATCCCGCGCGAGCCGGATCGTCCGCATCGCGCTCGCCCAGGTGA from Candidatus Binatia bacterium harbors:
- a CDS encoding acyl-CoA reductase; this translates as MIDGFYLPRALASDVETSVHRFGPAHDAVTIRLPVFLAADLTRWIERLRAAREEHLAHRPIAEILRPLERVIARHLDPKDRKRRALVQALLESGRYAEPMVQRALDDAFEPLAHGGLRRWIASELGSVSALDRPVPTREGVLRRAVGPEWMFQVYAGNVPAVPVWPMLTALVLKSALLAKTSAQEPVLASHLARAIADEDEALGRCMAVIWWKGGTSELERAALAQAPAVLAFGGETAITSLARQTRPDAKTVFHGPKVSLAYVGRGALSRANLPNAARRLALDVSLYDQQGCLSPHAVYAERGGAATPLDFAAAIGHALQESAGAMPRREPTATESAALQLYRAQARFDASASPETNVLASETGTRWTVVCEGGARFEPGPAHRTVRVHSITGPEEFERAVQGSARFIEALALEETNPRRAGLVSRFAALGIPRIAGLGSLQRPSPLGTHGGLRRLEPFVTWVTVEEARAPRAAKTRPRSNKARPRAAKSPVRRPTRAKPVKKKAARTSASKPSARGSRTPARARRRSR
- a CDS encoding LOG family protein — its product is MTKTSVAVFGSSKAPRDSPHHRLARELGAALARRGAVVRCGGYGGVMEAVTEGARSAGGKVVGCTLAWYQETRVPSSELSEVVEASDLYERIRNLLAGTRAAVVLPGGVGTMNELFWVWTLLTHDRDEDPDALVLVGEGWDELLDLLDRKFEFGPDLRGLLRVARDAEEAAAIAWGA